In Vibrio cidicii, the DNA window CTAAAATCCAACGAGTAAGGTCTTCTTGCCCAAACAGGGTATCCAAGCTTGTGAAGTATGTTGCTTCCGTACCTAGTTGCATCTTATCTGAGATGTTCAATACACCGTAAGACGTGAAAAATAGAGACTCAGCTTTGTCATCACCGCCTGACCAGCCACCGAAGTTCACACCGCGGTTTTGCATTACACCTTTACCGTATGCAATCGCGGTTTGAGTCCAACCGTCTAGGCCGTAGTAGCTTGTATTTAGAGTCACCGATGCGCCGACGCCGTCATCATCTTTACCATCTTTTGCTTGGCGACCAAGTTTTAGGTCGAAATCAAGGCTACCAATACCAGCATCAACACCGTAGAAGTACAGGTCAATAGAAGAGTTGGTTTGACGAGTATTATTCGGATTTGCGCTTCCTGCATCTGGATCGGCCATTACGTATGCAACACCTGCAGTTTTACCCGCGAGTTTAGTTTGAATACCCGCACCAATACCTGAGGATTGCTTCCAGAACTCACCCGATAGAATACCTGCGCTACGGTTTAGGAAACGTTGACCACCCCAAATAGAGGTGTCTTCACCAAGAATGCCACCTAGCTCAACAAACGCTTCTTTCACCTCAAACTGAGCTGTATCGTTTGCTTTTTGGCTACCAGAAGAAGAATACGCGTAAGAGTTACCGTTACCGTACTCAGCACGCAAATTGTAATTCGCCCAAACACCGTTCTCGTATTCAGTGTGTTTTTTTACTGTAAACTCAACTTGGTTAGTGCTCTTGCCGTGAGTACCAGCCGTTAAATAGTCAGGTTTACCAAATTCAGTATCAGTGGTGGTGCCATCAACAACACGCACGTTAGAAGACATATAACCGTGAACTTCCCATCCGTCGGTTGTAACGTCAGTTCCAGCAGCGAAGGCAGTACCCGCTGCTAAAGTAGAAGCCACTGCGGCAGCGATCAAACTTACTTTTTTCATTCTTAGCTCCATTAAGGGTATTTATCGTTCTTTCTCCCCGCTCGCTCTCAAGATGAAGTAGGCAGTAAAAATCACCTAAAGAAAGAGAGGTAAGATGGGACAAAGTCCCCAGTTGTTTCAACACCGACTATGCTAAGAGAGGAGGAACAGAATAGCGTCCTCCACCCCCAAAAAAAATGGGGGGATGAGAAAGGAGGATAGATTTTACCGAACGATGTTTAATAGAGCAGGATCACTGAATTAGGGTGGAGTTAGTAACTTTGCTAGAGATCTTCGCGCTACAAAGTGAGGCACAATTCATATTTTTGCCAACAATGATAGGTAGAAAGTAATTTTATTACATTTATATTAATCTCTAAGGGGCGCTTGACCTCTTTGTGACAAAGTTTTTTACTAATAGTTCCGAATATGGATAAAGACCCAAGAAAAATAGCTATGACAGCATCGCTCTCACGCCCATACCCTCTGGGCGCTACGTTACACGAAACGGGGTGCAACTTTGCCATACATGCACCGGACTGTCCGTCGATTCGTTTGGCTCTGTTTGATGAAAAAAAACAATTTAAAACCTATGAGCTAGAAAATGAGTACGCGGGCATTCGTTACACTTTTGTTCCGGGCATTAAAGCCGGGCAAAAGTATGGCTACCTAGTGGACAGCGAAGAAGGGCCATTGCTCCTTTCCGATCCCTATGCCAAAGCCTTAGATAGACCACTGCATTACAAGACACCTTACAGCGCAGAAAAAAGCTTCGCCATGCCCAAGTGTGTGGTCTATCAGGATGATTTCGATTGGCAAGATACCGATCACCCTCGTATTGCGCGTGAAGAGATGATTCTGTTTGAAACGCACGTCAAGGGAGTAAGTAAACTTCACCCTGAAATTGCAGTTAGTGAACGGGGACGATATTTGGGCTTAGTCAGCGAACCGATGCTGGCGTTTTACAAAGAGCAAAACATCAACACCTTACAGCTGTTGCCCATTGCCGCATGCATGCACGAGCCGCATTTGCTCGATATGGGCAAAGTGAACTATTGGGGCTACAACCCTTATTTGTTTATGGTGCCTGACCCGCGCTACGCCGATAAAGATGCAGTGCTTGAGCTTAAAACCGCAATTCGGGAACTGCATCGCCACGGTATTCAAGTGATCCTTGATGTCGTGTACAACCACACCGCGGAAGGCGGTGCCGGCCCAACCGTATTTAACCTAAAAGCGCTCGATTCACGCTTTTACTTTAAACATGGCAGCCATTTTGCCAATTTTACCGGGTGCGGTAACACGGTGGATCTCACCTATCAACCCGCGCTCAACTTGATTATGGATACCTTGCGCTACTGGGTGAGCGAGTTCAAAGTCGACGGATTTCGTTTTGATCTCGCCGCCACGCTGGGCCGTCAAGGGGATGACTACAACCCGGAAGCCGCCTTCTTCAAAGCAGTCGCGCAGGACCCCATCTTAAAAGAGACCAAATTGATCGCCGAACCTTGGGATATCGGGCCCAATGGCTACCAAGTTGGCAATTTCCCGTTTGGTTGGAACGAGTGTAACGACAAGCTGCGCGACATCACTCGCAGCTTTTGGCGTGGCGATCAGGGCTATCTCAAAGAGTTTGCCACCCGTTTGATGGGTTCGCGTGATATCTACAGCGCGGCAAACTGGCCATACAAACTCACCGTGAACTACATCACCTACCACGACGGTTTCACCATGCAAGATCTGGTGTCTTACAAACATAAGCATAACGAAGATAACGGCGAACAAAACCGCGATGGGCACGGTGACAACCGCTCTGAAAACTATGGCGTAGAAGGGCCCACAGAGAACTTGATGGTGATCGCCACGCGTGAAAAGCAAAAGCGCAACTTCATGGCGAGCCTACTGTTTGCCTTTGGCATTCCACATGTACTTACCGCCGATGTACTGTCCCATACACAAAAGGGCAACAACAACGCCTATTGTCAGGACAACGAAACCAGTTGGCTCAATTGGCAATCGTCAGAGCGTAAGCGAGATTTTAAACGCTGGCTTTCGCAGATGGTGGCGAATCGACAGACCTATATGGTGCCGTTTATTCGTGCGTTCAGTGGATCAAACCGCAACCTCAACCGCATTTTTTGGCGTAGAGTGGATGGTTCACCAATGGAGCACGAAGATTGGAATCGTTTGAGCGCGGTGGCACTGCATATTGGTATTGGCAAAGATGGCGCGGAAATGGTCTATCTCATCAACCAAACCAGCGCTCCAGCACGTTTTACCCTGCCCAATGACTGTAAACAAACCTGGACGCTGATCTGTGATACCAACGTACGTAATATCTCTCCTGGGCATGCAGAGGGGGAGTTATTGCTCTCTCCGGTGTCGATGGCGATATTACACTATCAGCCCAAAGAAGCACCCAAAAGCAGACTTACTGATTAACACAAGGTAGAGGCTGGTCGAAACCAGCCTCTCTGATTTTGACGCCATTGGTTCTTTAGATTATTTCGTTATTAAGCAACACTATTAATGCATCTTTTTGCTATACATTTTGTCACCGTCTGATGGTCAATTTTTTGCCAACGACACCTGGAACACATTACATTCCCTCGCTTTAGGCCAAAGAAAGCCGATGGTCGTAACGACAAATATCTAACACTGCGACAATCCGTTCAGTCTCACACAACACCATACCCAATTAACACTTTTGAGCTATTGGTTCAAAAATCCATTTCTCAACTACAATTACGCTGTGAAGGAGTACAAGTTACAGAATTTATTGAGGGAAAATGGCCAGTTTAGCAGGACAACATATCGAGGAAATGGCGGATATAAGGCTGACGAGAAAGCGCAAAATTGTCAGCATATGTTCGCTCGCCTCCTGCGTGCTGTTTCTCTACCACACTATTGAACAAGCGTTGGCGGCTCATCTGAGTATTGCACTACTCAATGGCGCGTTTGCTTTGCTGAGCTTAGCCGTATTTGCTTACCTTCAACGCAGTAGTAAGGGCCTTAATGCCGACCTATTCTTGAGTGCGATTTTATTGCTTGGCGTAATTCCGATGGTTTTCCACGCCACGCCCTCCCCTGAACGCCTCCTTTGGTTGTTCCCTATTCTAAGCACTGTTATCCTAATCAACCGTTTTAAAATCGGCTTGTTACTGAACTCACTCTTCTGCCTCACCATTTGCCTGACTCTACTAGTCAGCCATCCCGCGCAAGGATATCCGATCCAAAGCGCTTATAGCCTTGTGGTTGCCTTAGTTTTCACCAGTCTTATTTGCCATACTTTTGCATTTTACCACTATAGATTGATCAATTACGTTCATTCACTCTACCTCGAAGGCATCGAAGATCTCGCCTATACCGATAAGCTTACTGGCCTAGCCAATCGCTGGAGTTTCGAAAGCTGGGCACAAGAGAAACTCAGGGATATCAACACCAAACCCACCACTTGCATCACCGCGCTTATCTTTATTGATATCGATAATTTTAAAACCATCAATGACAACTACGGGCACGATGTTGGCGATAAGGTGCTGCAACATTTTGCTCGAAGGCTGAAAAATAACATCCGTAATAAAGATCGCCGCACCGACAAGCATGATTACTCGATTGCCCGTTTCGCTGGCGATGAGTTTGTCTTGATGCTTTATGATGTGAAAAGTCGCCAAGATCTGGACAACATCCTCAAACGCATCATTACGCTTTATCACAGTGACTATCAAGCCAACGAGCGTATCCACGGTTTGACGTTGAGTTTAGGTGCGGCAATATACGGGCAAGATGCTGTTGAGCTATCAGAGTTGACACGCTGCGCAGACAAAGCCATGTATAAAGCCAAGCACGCAGGCAAGAACCGTTTTGCTTACTACAATGAGGATGAGAAAACCCACTTCAGTAAATCTCAGGATGTACCCAAGACACACTCGATGACGAACGTTTCCCAACTGATACCCCATCAGCGCCCGAGCAAATACTAACTGGGTGCGTAACACCTAGAGTGAACAAAATGCACTCAATGCGCTGAACTACCCCGCCATATACATCAGCCACAAACCAACAGCTAAGAAAGTACATAACCAAATGGCATAACGCACTTTATTGATTTTGTTTGGCCGCGCTCTCACTACGGGCTTCAGCGCTGCTCGTTTGGCTGTTTCAATAATGGAGGGATGCTCTTCCAACTGCTCTTTCCTTACCTGCGCTTTGTTGGCCACAGAGGTAAAGCGATGCCGCTGCTCGTTGGTCATATCTGGTACATCATAATGAGCGGGATGATCATTGTGTTTCGGTTGTACAGCCACACGACACCTCCGTCTTAGCTAGCCTATTGTGAGTATAGTCAATTCCCTCCAGAGAGGTCTTAAATACGTTTCTCAAATGAAAGTGAAAACCGTAAGCATGTATTTCCGACATGCAGAATTATCCAGAGCAGGATACAAATTTTCTCGCCAAAACACTTTCTGGTTTTCAAATCTTTCGAACATGTCGAACAACTTTCCAACCTGCTCTCATTAGACGAATGTCATTAAACTCATTGGAAAAACAAGGAGTCAGCCATGTCCTCATACCGCACTGTAAAACAGCTCCATCGCGCCGTTCGAACTTCAGATGGTGATGGGGTTAATATTCGTCGTATCGCGGGTTTTAACCAACCGAACTTTTCTCCTTTTCTGATGATTGACGAGCTGAAATCAGATGAGGCGGCCGACTATATCGGCGGCTTTCCACCACATCCGCATCGCGGTATTGAAACCTTAACCTATATGCTCAATGGCCATTTTCAGCATAAAGATCATATGGGGAATGTCGGAGAACTGAGAAGTGGTGGGGCTCAATGGATGGCGGCAGGTCGCGGCGTGATACACAGCGAAATGCCGATTATGACGGAGGGACAGCTGCATGGGTTTCAGATCTGGATTAACCAGCCAGCCAAAAACAAAATGTCGCCAGCGCAATATCACGATTTCCAGCCGGAGAGCATTACCGAAAAAAGCCATCCGGACTGGGGGTTAGTCCGCGTGATTGCCGGAGCGCTATCTATCGATGCGCAAGAGATCGCTGGCCCGCTGCAAAGCAGTTCGATAGCCATGACCATTGCCGATTGGCGCAGCAACGCCGCCCATAATCTCACGGTCGAGATCCCGGCAGACTTGCAATGTTTAGTGTTTGTCTACCAAGGGAAAATTGCCATTGACCAGCAACTTATCAGCGCAGGACAACTCGGCATATTGAGCAACGCAGACCAACTTAAACTGTCTGCATTAGAGGAAAGCGGCGCACTGATTCTTGCAGGAATGCCAATCCATGAACCTATCGTGCACTACGGCCCATTTGTGATGAACAGTGTGGAAGAAATTGAGCAAGCTATTAAAGATTACCAAACAGGCAATTTTGTCTAAAGAAAAGGGCCCGAGATTCGGACCCTTTGTTTTTATAAGTATTCGCACAGATAAGCAGTGGCGATTTCGACCTGTAAGTCGAAAGAAGATTTACCCGCCACTTCAAACGCTTCACCTGCATTGTAGGTGCTCCACGTTTCTTCTCCGGCGCGCTTAATGACCAAGGAACCTTTAATCACCGTCATGCGCTCAGGGGCATCGGTACCGAAAGTATAATTGCCTGGCAGCATCACACCCACGCTACTGTCTTCGCCGTTTTGTTCGAAGCCAAGAGATTTAACGGTACCTGCAAAATAGCTGTTTTCTTTGATCATTGTTTATCCTTAAACACTTCAATTACCGCTGGATGCGGACCCTCTTTTTACCGTGTTTTTACATCGACCTCAAGCCATTCCTTGCATGGTGATAAAAAGCTCATCACCACAGTGCTCGCACAGAAAAGTACAAACTTTCTGAGGGAAAAGTTGCTAATTGAGCGCAAAAAAACCACTATTAACGATGGACAAGGATGATGTATGAACACAAGTAAAACCACCAACGAAAATCGTAAACTGGACGACAATCGGGAAGAGGCTGAGCGAAGACGTCGCATCCGGCGCATTTTGATAGCCTCGACCGTAACGCTGTTTTTTCTTGCTTTAGTGACTTATTTTTCTTACCGAATTTATATCGAGTACCAAGAATACATTGATCCATCCAATGTATATGGCGATTGGATTGAAATTGGTGCGCCCCCCTATCAAACCGAAATCCTAACTTTGAGTGACAAAGGTGTGTATCGCAACAATCGTTTGATCGCCACCAGCTATCACTTTAATGGCAAACGTATCACCATTGAGACGGGTATTGGTTTGACCGTCTACCAACTGGCAGGTAACGACAATTCTCCTCAACTACGCCGTATCGTTCCGGACTCCCCAGCTCAACGGCTGGTGAAAAAAGGTTATGAAGAGACCATTTTGCAAAGTGTTGACGGCGCGGCACAAGATCGCCGCCAAGCATTACGAGAACATTTCGACCTCTCCAATTGATCTGCCCTGCAATAGTGAAATCACTGACATATGACCAAATCATGTCAAACTGCAAAATTTTCACCATGCCGTACGATAATTTATAAAACTTTATGCCACGGTTCCATTTTCAATGTAACACGTCCTTTTCTTCCATCAATTTCTCTCTGGTCACTCGAAAAGCGCTTTAATTTTTTTTGCTGAAAAAAAAGACTCTTCAATACTGTCCATGATGCCAAGTGAACTCATTCACTGGCAGCTTATGTCTCTTATTTTAATGACATAACATTCAAGGACTGAGAGAAAAAAGATGAACAAATTAAACCTCTGTGCAGCGAGTATTGCGTTGGCTCTTTCCGGAACCGCGCTTGCCGTACCTACCGCACCCAGCTTGGATCTGTATGGTTCTAACAATCTGCAGTTTTCAAAAATCGAACTTGCGATGGAAACCACGGCTGGTTACAACCAGATGGTGAAATATCATGACCAAGCCACCATATCGGTGAAGTTCAATCAATGGAGCGGCAATACTGGCGATACGTACAATATCTACTTTGATGGCGTTAAAGTGGCCTCTGGTGCAATTTCTGGTAGCCAGACCACCGCCACTTTCCAGTA includes these proteins:
- a CDS encoding carbohydrate porin yields the protein MKKVSLIAAAVASTLAAGTAFAAGTDVTTDGWEVHGYMSSNVRVVDGTTTDTEFGKPDYLTAGTHGKSTNQVEFTVKKHTEYENGVWANYNLRAEYGNGNSYAYSSSGSQKANDTAQFEVKEAFVELGGILGEDTSIWGGQRFLNRSAGILSGEFWKQSSGIGAGIQTKLAGKTAGVAYVMADPDAGSANPNNTRQTNSSIDLYFYGVDAGIGSLDFDLKLGRQAKDGKDDDGVGASVTLNTSYYGLDGWTQTAIAYGKGVMQNRGVNFGGWSGGDDKAESLFFTSYGVLNISDKMQLGTEATYFTSLDTLFGQEDLTRWILAARPSYKLSDNVRLEATASYGNEELGNPGAWGRGKDADETKVINLEIATAFTANSDYFGRPQVKPYISYIKADDETSAGVIGIENGKDQFVFGVHTEIWF
- the glgX gene encoding glycogen debranching protein GlgX; translation: MTASLSRPYPLGATLHETGCNFAIHAPDCPSIRLALFDEKKQFKTYELENEYAGIRYTFVPGIKAGQKYGYLVDSEEGPLLLSDPYAKALDRPLHYKTPYSAEKSFAMPKCVVYQDDFDWQDTDHPRIAREEMILFETHVKGVSKLHPEIAVSERGRYLGLVSEPMLAFYKEQNINTLQLLPIAACMHEPHLLDMGKVNYWGYNPYLFMVPDPRYADKDAVLELKTAIRELHRHGIQVILDVVYNHTAEGGAGPTVFNLKALDSRFYFKHGSHFANFTGCGNTVDLTYQPALNLIMDTLRYWVSEFKVDGFRFDLAATLGRQGDDYNPEAAFFKAVAQDPILKETKLIAEPWDIGPNGYQVGNFPFGWNECNDKLRDITRSFWRGDQGYLKEFATRLMGSRDIYSAANWPYKLTVNYITYHDGFTMQDLVSYKHKHNEDNGEQNRDGHGDNRSENYGVEGPTENLMVIATREKQKRNFMASLLFAFGIPHVLTADVLSHTQKGNNNAYCQDNETSWLNWQSSERKRDFKRWLSQMVANRQTYMVPFIRAFSGSNRNLNRIFWRRVDGSPMEHEDWNRLSAVALHIGIGKDGAEMVYLINQTSAPARFTLPNDCKQTWTLICDTNVRNISPGHAEGELLLSPVSMAILHYQPKEAPKSRLTD
- a CDS encoding GGDEF domain-containing protein — protein: MASLAGQHIEEMADIRLTRKRKIVSICSLASCVLFLYHTIEQALAAHLSIALLNGAFALLSLAVFAYLQRSSKGLNADLFLSAILLLGVIPMVFHATPSPERLLWLFPILSTVILINRFKIGLLLNSLFCLTICLTLLVSHPAQGYPIQSAYSLVVALVFTSLICHTFAFYHYRLINYVHSLYLEGIEDLAYTDKLTGLANRWSFESWAQEKLRDINTKPTTCITALIFIDIDNFKTINDNYGHDVGDKVLQHFARRLKNNIRNKDRRTDKHDYSIARFAGDEFVLMLYDVKSRQDLDNILKRIITLYHSDYQANERIHGLTLSLGAAIYGQDAVELSELTRCADKAMYKAKHAGKNRFAYYNEDEKTHFSKSQDVPKTHSMTNVSQLIPHQRPSKY
- a CDS encoding pirin family protein translates to MSSYRTVKQLHRAVRTSDGDGVNIRRIAGFNQPNFSPFLMIDELKSDEAADYIGGFPPHPHRGIETLTYMLNGHFQHKDHMGNVGELRSGGAQWMAAGRGVIHSEMPIMTEGQLHGFQIWINQPAKNKMSPAQYHDFQPESITEKSHPDWGLVRVIAGALSIDAQEIAGPLQSSSIAMTIADWRSNAAHNLTVEIPADLQCLVFVYQGKIAIDQQLISAGQLGILSNADQLKLSALEESGALILAGMPIHEPIVHYGPFVMNSVEEIEQAIKDYQTGNFV
- a CDS encoding pyrimidine/purine nucleoside phosphorylase; amino-acid sequence: MIKENSYFAGTVKSLGFEQNGEDSSVGVMLPGNYTFGTDAPERMTVIKGSLVIKRAGEETWSTYNAGEAFEVAGKSSFDLQVEIATAYLCEYL
- a CDS encoding DUF2850 domain-containing protein, with the protein product MNTSKTTNENRKLDDNREEAERRRRIRRILIASTVTLFFLALVTYFSYRIYIEYQEYIDPSNVYGDWIEIGAPPYQTEILTLSDKGVYRNNRLIATSYHFNGKRITIETGIGLTVYQLAGNDNSPQLRRIVPDSPAQRLVKKGYEETILQSVDGAAQDRRQALREHFDLSN